In Girardinichthys multiradiatus isolate DD_20200921_A chromosome 18, DD_fGirMul_XY1, whole genome shotgun sequence, a single window of DNA contains:
- the stard13b gene encoding stAR-related lipid transfer protein 13 isoform X3 has protein sequence MTSKRNSSKLKLRRSFSEQLRTSTSKAWDLLWKNVRERRLAEIEAKEACDWLRAAGFPQYAQLFEDSQFPIDITPVKRDHDFLDKDLVETLCKRLNTLNKCASMKLDVNLPKKKSEDSDEEDLFAISDKWIFEWSSRRWSRLQDIDCLLRKQGKGQTSKGGLPLQNTTSRESVLTDISEPEVSSLHSESSGGSGQRALSTEDSDCSNRTCSDSAVMPDSTSLTMPHIPKEFSQYGSLPDKQGKTSRTHAKDFLKRMETLRSRGTLVKGRKTLVISSPVLQQEAQALRTLHCVEIINGDSGAPDLSSGRVLLPQSGSEGSSHSGGSTVSTPSLKERKPHRADHKRSGMYLEDIDIFSGNQMNKVAEQNRRNEFCSYEDLVVHIPKDHKPGTFPKALSIESLSPSNGASINWHTGSMHLDSTSIPYRQESRPVTQCCSRGSRISVYDNVPGSHLYASTGDLIDLEKEDLFPHLDDILLHVNGLQQIVDHWSKNVLPGGEVVQVDSGKEDTVRLQSSSQITLDFEENSVAESQTTPGDGDRDKVLLAETESSRFRERRDSGVGASLTRPNRLRWPSFQISNRLSHSMASLQITNQSAGQLSLLQKFSLLRLTAIMEKYSMSNKHGWTWSVPKFMKRTKVPDYKDKNVFGVPLIVNVQRSGQPLPLGLQQGLRYLRSQCLDQVGLFRKSGVKSRIHALRQMNESSPDNVNYEDQSAYDVADMVKQFFRDLPEPLLTSKLGETFLHIYQYVPKDQRLQAAQAAIMLMPDENREVLQTLICFLSDVTSSVEENQMTPMNIAVCLAPSLFHLNIMKKDNLSPKAMQKKYATGRPDQKDLNENLAATQGLAHMIMECNHLFEIPHEMVTQSRNSYVEADLHAPTIDDLCRQLDEDDGTYQTHMDGILQNFLKEAREKSKYWVSCSSSDNTELCYKKVGDGNPLRRWRVSVEVEAPPSVVLNRVLRERHLWDMDLLQWKVCETLDKKTEVFQYVLSRMPPHPSRDFVVLRSWRTDLPKGACSLVSVSIEHEDCSPIEGVRAIILESNYLLEPCGSGKSRLTHICRADLKGRTPDWYNKAFGHLCAAEAARIRNSFQPLITDGPETKI, from the exons aaatTGAAGCAAAAGAGGCGTGTGACTGGCTGCGGGCAGCAGGATTTCCCCAGTATGCTCAGCTCTTTGAAG ATTCACAGTTTCCAATTGACATCACGCCTGTGAAGAGGGATCATGACTTTCTGGACAAAGATCTGGTGGAAACTCTGTGCAA GCGGCTTAACACACTCAACAAGTGCGCTTCTATGAAGCTAGATGTGAATCTTCCAAAGAAGAAG AGTGAAGACTCAGATGAAGAAGACCTCTTCGCCATCAGTGACAAATGGATCTTTGAGTGGAGCAGCAGGCGTTGGTCCAGATTACAGGACATTGACTGTTTGCTTAGAAAGCAGGGAAAAGGCCAGACCTCCAAGGGCGGCTTGCCTCTGCAAAATACTACCAGTAGGGAGAGTGTTCTGACGGATATCAGTGAGCCTGAAGTCTCATCGTTACACAGTGAAAGCAGCGGGGGCAGTGGTCAAAGGGCCCTTAGCACAGAAGACTCTGACTGCTCTAACCGCACCTGCTCAGATTCTGCAGTGATGCCCGACTCTACTTCACTCACAATGCCTCACATCCCCAAAGAATTTTCCCAGTATGGCTCTCTGCCTGATAAGCAAGGCAAGACCAGCCGCACCCATGCCAAAGACTTCCTGAAGCGCATGGAGACACTGAGATCCAGAGGAACTTTAGTAAAGGGCCGGAAGACATTGGTCATTAGCTCTCCTGTCCTGCAGCAGGAGGCCCAGGCGCTGAGAACGTTACATTGTGTGGAGATTATAAATGGAGATAGCGGAGCTCCAGATCTTTCATCTGGCAGGGTTTTGTTACCACAGTCCGGCAGTGAGGGTAGCAGCCATTCAGGTGGCAGCACTGTCAGCACACCCAGTCTAAAAGAACGAAAGCCTCACCGAGCTGACCACAAGCGCAGTGGTATGTATTTGGAGGACATAGACATTTTCTCAGGCAACCAAATGAACAAAGTTGCAGAACAAAACCGCAGAAATGAGTTTTGCTCCTATGAAGATCTAGTGGTCCACATTCCCAAAGACCATAAGCCAGGAACCTTTCCCAAAGCACTATCAATAGAAAGCCTGTCCCCATCCAATGGAGCCTCCATTAACTGGCACACAGGAAGCATGCACTTGGACTCCACATCAATTCCATACAGACAAGAATCCAGGCCTGTCACACAGTGCTGCTCTAGGGGTAGCCGAATCAGTGTCTATGATAATGTTCCTGGGTCACACCTGTATGCTAGTACTGGAGACCTAATAGACTTGGAGAAAGAAGACCTCTTCCCTCACCTGGACGATATACTGCTACATGTAAATGGTCTGCAGCAGATAGTGGATCACTGGTCAAAAAATGTCttacctggaggagaggtggtGCAGGTGGATAGTGGAAAGGAAGATACGGTACGGTTGCAGTCCTCTAGTCAGATCACATTGGACTTTGAGGAAAACTCAGTCGCAGAAAGCCAAACTACTCCTGGTGATGGAGACAGAGACAAAGTATTGCTAGCTGAAACGGAATCTTCGAGGTTCAGAGAGAGAAGAGACTCTGGAGTTGGTGCCTCACTCACTAGACCTAACAG GTTACGATGGCCCAGCTTTCAGATATCCAATCGCCTAAGTCACTCAATGGCATCGCTGCAGATTACAAACCAGTCAGCAGGCCAGCTGAGTTTGTTACAGAAGTTTTCTCTCCTGCGTCTCACAGCAATCATGGAAAAATATTCCATGTCTAACAAGCATGGCTGGACCTG GTCTGTGCCAAAATTTATGAAGAGAACGAAGGTACCAGACTATAAGGACAAGAATGTGTTTGGAGTGCCGCTCATAGTGAATGTTCAGCGCTCTGGACAGCCCTTGCCACTTGGCCTGCAGCAGGGTTTGAGATACCTGAGAAGTCAGTGTCTTGACCAG GTGGGTCTGTTTCGAAAATCTGGGGTGAAGTCCCGAATTCATGCTCTGAGGCAGATGAATGAAAGTTCTCCAGATAATGTGAACTATGAGGATCAGTCTGCCTATGATGTGGCTGATATGGTGAAGCAGTTCTTCAGGGATCTACCTGAACCCCTGCTCACCAGCAAGCTGGGGGAGACTTTCCTCCATATATACCAGT ATGTGCCAAAGGACCAAAGGTTGCAAGCTGCCCAAGCAGCCATCATGTTAATGCCGGATGAAAACCGAGAGGTGCTGCAAACACTAATCTGTTTTCTCAGCGATGTTACTTCCTCTGTGGAGGAAAATCAGATGACACCCATGAACATTGCGGTGTGCCTAGCCCCTTCCCTGTTTCACCTCAATATAATGAAGAAGGACAATCTATCACCAAA ggccatgcagaaaaagtatgCCACAGGCAGGCCGGACCAGAAGGATCTGAATGAAAACTTAGCTGCAACACAGGGCCTTGCTCATATGATCATGGAGTGCAATCATCTCTTTGAG ATCCCTCATGAGATGGTTACACAGTCACGCAATTCCTACGTGGAGGCTGACTTGCATGCACCTACAATCGATGACCTGTGCAGACAGCTGGATGAAGATGATGGAACATATCAAACACATATGGATGGGATACTTCAAAATTTCCTCAAAGAGGCCAGAGAAAAGTCCAAATACTGGGTGTCATGCAGCAGTTCTGATAACACAGAGCTGTGCTACAAAAAG GTGGGGGATGGAAACCCTTTAAGACGCTGGAGAGTGTCTGTGGAAGTGGAAGCACCACCATCTGTCGTGTTAAACCGCGTACTGCGAGAGCGCCACCTGTGGGACATGGACCTGCTTCAGTGGAAAGTGTGTGAGACACTGGATAAAAAAACGGAGGTGTTTCAGTATGTCCTCAGCCGTATGCCCCCTCATCCCAGCAGAGACTTTGTAGTTCTCAG GTCTTGGAGGACAGACTTGCCCAAAGGTGCTTGTTCATTGGTTTCTGTATCCATAGAGCATGAAGATTGCTCTCCTATAGAAGGAGTTCGAGCTATAATCCTGGAGTCAAACTACCTACTGGAACCCTGTGGTTCTGGAAAGTCAAGACTAACTCACATCTGCAGAGCTGACCTAAA GGGAAGAACTCCAGATTGGTACAACAAAGCATTTGGTCATCTTTGTGCTGCAGAAGCTGCCCGAATCCGCAACTCCTTTCAGCCGCTGATCACAGATGGACCAGAGACCAAAATCTGA
- the stard13b gene encoding stAR-related lipid transfer protein 13 isoform X2 produces MFRELPESTGSDCLSSMTPETQDIYLRMDHCHRRSGYRLGRIIARHQLVKRIAGEIEAKEACDWLRAAGFPQYAQLFEDSQFPIDITPVKRDHDFLDKDLVETLCKRLNTLNKCASMKLDVNLPKKKSEDSDEEDLFAISDKWIFEWSSRRWSRLQDIDCLLRKQGKGQTSKGGLPLQNTTSRESVLTDISEPEVSSLHSESSGGSGQRALSTEDSDCSNRTCSDSAVMPDSTSLTMPHIPKEFSQYGSLPDKQGKTSRTHAKDFLKRMETLRSRGTLVKGRKTLVISSPVLQQEAQALRTLHCVEIINGDSGAPDLSSGRVLLPQSGSEGSSHSGGSTVSTPSLKERKPHRADHKRSGMYLEDIDIFSGNQMNKVAEQNRRNEFCSYEDLVVHIPKDHKPGTFPKALSIESLSPSNGASINWHTGSMHLDSTSIPYRQESRPVTQCCSRGSRISVYDNVPGSHLYASTGDLIDLEKEDLFPHLDDILLHVNGLQQIVDHWSKNVLPGGEVVQVDSGKEDTVRLQSSSQITLDFEENSVAESQTTPGDGDRDKVLLAETESSRFRERRDSGVGASLTRPNRLRWPSFQISNRLSHSMASLQITNQSAGQLSLLQKFSLLRLTAIMEKYSMSNKHGWTWSVPKFMKRTKVPDYKDKNVFGVPLIVNVQRSGQPLPLGLQQGLRYLRSQCLDQVGLFRKSGVKSRIHALRQMNESSPDNVNYEDQSAYDVADMVKQFFRDLPEPLLTSKLGETFLHIYQYVPKDQRLQAAQAAIMLMPDENREVLQTLICFLSDVTSSVEENQMTPMNIAVCLAPSLFHLNIMKKDNLSPKAMQKKYATGRPDQKDLNENLAATQGLAHMIMECNHLFEIPHEMVTQSRNSYVEADLHAPTIDDLCRQLDEDDGTYQTHMDGILQNFLKEAREKSKYWVSCSSSDNTELCYKKVGDGNPLRRWRVSVEVEAPPSVVLNRVLRERHLWDMDLLQWKVCETLDKKTEVFQYVLSRMPPHPSRDFVVLRSWRTDLPKGACSLVSVSIEHEDCSPIEGVRAIILESNYLLEPCGSGKSRLTHICRADLKGRTPDWYNKAFGHLCAAEAARIRNSFQPLITDGPETKI; encoded by the exons aaatTGAAGCAAAAGAGGCGTGTGACTGGCTGCGGGCAGCAGGATTTCCCCAGTATGCTCAGCTCTTTGAAG ATTCACAGTTTCCAATTGACATCACGCCTGTGAAGAGGGATCATGACTTTCTGGACAAAGATCTGGTGGAAACTCTGTGCAA GCGGCTTAACACACTCAACAAGTGCGCTTCTATGAAGCTAGATGTGAATCTTCCAAAGAAGAAG AGTGAAGACTCAGATGAAGAAGACCTCTTCGCCATCAGTGACAAATGGATCTTTGAGTGGAGCAGCAGGCGTTGGTCCAGATTACAGGACATTGACTGTTTGCTTAGAAAGCAGGGAAAAGGCCAGACCTCCAAGGGCGGCTTGCCTCTGCAAAATACTACCAGTAGGGAGAGTGTTCTGACGGATATCAGTGAGCCTGAAGTCTCATCGTTACACAGTGAAAGCAGCGGGGGCAGTGGTCAAAGGGCCCTTAGCACAGAAGACTCTGACTGCTCTAACCGCACCTGCTCAGATTCTGCAGTGATGCCCGACTCTACTTCACTCACAATGCCTCACATCCCCAAAGAATTTTCCCAGTATGGCTCTCTGCCTGATAAGCAAGGCAAGACCAGCCGCACCCATGCCAAAGACTTCCTGAAGCGCATGGAGACACTGAGATCCAGAGGAACTTTAGTAAAGGGCCGGAAGACATTGGTCATTAGCTCTCCTGTCCTGCAGCAGGAGGCCCAGGCGCTGAGAACGTTACATTGTGTGGAGATTATAAATGGAGATAGCGGAGCTCCAGATCTTTCATCTGGCAGGGTTTTGTTACCACAGTCCGGCAGTGAGGGTAGCAGCCATTCAGGTGGCAGCACTGTCAGCACACCCAGTCTAAAAGAACGAAAGCCTCACCGAGCTGACCACAAGCGCAGTGGTATGTATTTGGAGGACATAGACATTTTCTCAGGCAACCAAATGAACAAAGTTGCAGAACAAAACCGCAGAAATGAGTTTTGCTCCTATGAAGATCTAGTGGTCCACATTCCCAAAGACCATAAGCCAGGAACCTTTCCCAAAGCACTATCAATAGAAAGCCTGTCCCCATCCAATGGAGCCTCCATTAACTGGCACACAGGAAGCATGCACTTGGACTCCACATCAATTCCATACAGACAAGAATCCAGGCCTGTCACACAGTGCTGCTCTAGGGGTAGCCGAATCAGTGTCTATGATAATGTTCCTGGGTCACACCTGTATGCTAGTACTGGAGACCTAATAGACTTGGAGAAAGAAGACCTCTTCCCTCACCTGGACGATATACTGCTACATGTAAATGGTCTGCAGCAGATAGTGGATCACTGGTCAAAAAATGTCttacctggaggagaggtggtGCAGGTGGATAGTGGAAAGGAAGATACGGTACGGTTGCAGTCCTCTAGTCAGATCACATTGGACTTTGAGGAAAACTCAGTCGCAGAAAGCCAAACTACTCCTGGTGATGGAGACAGAGACAAAGTATTGCTAGCTGAAACGGAATCTTCGAGGTTCAGAGAGAGAAGAGACTCTGGAGTTGGTGCCTCACTCACTAGACCTAACAG GTTACGATGGCCCAGCTTTCAGATATCCAATCGCCTAAGTCACTCAATGGCATCGCTGCAGATTACAAACCAGTCAGCAGGCCAGCTGAGTTTGTTACAGAAGTTTTCTCTCCTGCGTCTCACAGCAATCATGGAAAAATATTCCATGTCTAACAAGCATGGCTGGACCTG GTCTGTGCCAAAATTTATGAAGAGAACGAAGGTACCAGACTATAAGGACAAGAATGTGTTTGGAGTGCCGCTCATAGTGAATGTTCAGCGCTCTGGACAGCCCTTGCCACTTGGCCTGCAGCAGGGTTTGAGATACCTGAGAAGTCAGTGTCTTGACCAG GTGGGTCTGTTTCGAAAATCTGGGGTGAAGTCCCGAATTCATGCTCTGAGGCAGATGAATGAAAGTTCTCCAGATAATGTGAACTATGAGGATCAGTCTGCCTATGATGTGGCTGATATGGTGAAGCAGTTCTTCAGGGATCTACCTGAACCCCTGCTCACCAGCAAGCTGGGGGAGACTTTCCTCCATATATACCAGT ATGTGCCAAAGGACCAAAGGTTGCAAGCTGCCCAAGCAGCCATCATGTTAATGCCGGATGAAAACCGAGAGGTGCTGCAAACACTAATCTGTTTTCTCAGCGATGTTACTTCCTCTGTGGAGGAAAATCAGATGACACCCATGAACATTGCGGTGTGCCTAGCCCCTTCCCTGTTTCACCTCAATATAATGAAGAAGGACAATCTATCACCAAA ggccatgcagaaaaagtatgCCACAGGCAGGCCGGACCAGAAGGATCTGAATGAAAACTTAGCTGCAACACAGGGCCTTGCTCATATGATCATGGAGTGCAATCATCTCTTTGAG ATCCCTCATGAGATGGTTACACAGTCACGCAATTCCTACGTGGAGGCTGACTTGCATGCACCTACAATCGATGACCTGTGCAGACAGCTGGATGAAGATGATGGAACATATCAAACACATATGGATGGGATACTTCAAAATTTCCTCAAAGAGGCCAGAGAAAAGTCCAAATACTGGGTGTCATGCAGCAGTTCTGATAACACAGAGCTGTGCTACAAAAAG GTGGGGGATGGAAACCCTTTAAGACGCTGGAGAGTGTCTGTGGAAGTGGAAGCACCACCATCTGTCGTGTTAAACCGCGTACTGCGAGAGCGCCACCTGTGGGACATGGACCTGCTTCAGTGGAAAGTGTGTGAGACACTGGATAAAAAAACGGAGGTGTTTCAGTATGTCCTCAGCCGTATGCCCCCTCATCCCAGCAGAGACTTTGTAGTTCTCAG GTCTTGGAGGACAGACTTGCCCAAAGGTGCTTGTTCATTGGTTTCTGTATCCATAGAGCATGAAGATTGCTCTCCTATAGAAGGAGTTCGAGCTATAATCCTGGAGTCAAACTACCTACTGGAACCCTGTGGTTCTGGAAAGTCAAGACTAACTCACATCTGCAGAGCTGACCTAAA GGGAAGAACTCCAGATTGGTACAACAAAGCATTTGGTCATCTTTGTGCTGCAGAAGCTGCCCGAATCCGCAACTCCTTTCAGCCGCTGATCACAGATGGACCAGAGACCAAAATCTGA
- the stard13b gene encoding stAR-related lipid transfer protein 13 isoform X4, translated as MNYSGCTMKISKIEAKEACDWLRAAGFPQYAQLFEDSQFPIDITPVKRDHDFLDKDLVETLCKRLNTLNKCASMKLDVNLPKKKSEDSDEEDLFAISDKWIFEWSSRRWSRLQDIDCLLRKQGKGQTSKGGLPLQNTTSRESVLTDISEPEVSSLHSESSGGSGQRALSTEDSDCSNRTCSDSAVMPDSTSLTMPHIPKEFSQYGSLPDKQGKTSRTHAKDFLKRMETLRSRGTLVKGRKTLVISSPVLQQEAQALRTLHCVEIINGDSGAPDLSSGRVLLPQSGSEGSSHSGGSTVSTPSLKERKPHRADHKRSGMYLEDIDIFSGNQMNKVAEQNRRNEFCSYEDLVVHIPKDHKPGTFPKALSIESLSPSNGASINWHTGSMHLDSTSIPYRQESRPVTQCCSRGSRISVYDNVPGSHLYASTGDLIDLEKEDLFPHLDDILLHVNGLQQIVDHWSKNVLPGGEVVQVDSGKEDTVRLQSSSQITLDFEENSVAESQTTPGDGDRDKVLLAETESSRFRERRDSGVGASLTRPNRLRWPSFQISNRLSHSMASLQITNQSAGQLSLLQKFSLLRLTAIMEKYSMSNKHGWTWSVPKFMKRTKVPDYKDKNVFGVPLIVNVQRSGQPLPLGLQQGLRYLRSQCLDQVGLFRKSGVKSRIHALRQMNESSPDNVNYEDQSAYDVADMVKQFFRDLPEPLLTSKLGETFLHIYQYVPKDQRLQAAQAAIMLMPDENREVLQTLICFLSDVTSSVEENQMTPMNIAVCLAPSLFHLNIMKKDNLSPKAMQKKYATGRPDQKDLNENLAATQGLAHMIMECNHLFEIPHEMVTQSRNSYVEADLHAPTIDDLCRQLDEDDGTYQTHMDGILQNFLKEAREKSKYWVSCSSSDNTELCYKKVGDGNPLRRWRVSVEVEAPPSVVLNRVLRERHLWDMDLLQWKVCETLDKKTEVFQYVLSRMPPHPSRDFVVLRSWRTDLPKGACSLVSVSIEHEDCSPIEGVRAIILESNYLLEPCGSGKSRLTHICRADLKGRTPDWYNKAFGHLCAAEAARIRNSFQPLITDGPETKI; from the exons aaatTGAAGCAAAAGAGGCGTGTGACTGGCTGCGGGCAGCAGGATTTCCCCAGTATGCTCAGCTCTTTGAAG ATTCACAGTTTCCAATTGACATCACGCCTGTGAAGAGGGATCATGACTTTCTGGACAAAGATCTGGTGGAAACTCTGTGCAA GCGGCTTAACACACTCAACAAGTGCGCTTCTATGAAGCTAGATGTGAATCTTCCAAAGAAGAAG AGTGAAGACTCAGATGAAGAAGACCTCTTCGCCATCAGTGACAAATGGATCTTTGAGTGGAGCAGCAGGCGTTGGTCCAGATTACAGGACATTGACTGTTTGCTTAGAAAGCAGGGAAAAGGCCAGACCTCCAAGGGCGGCTTGCCTCTGCAAAATACTACCAGTAGGGAGAGTGTTCTGACGGATATCAGTGAGCCTGAAGTCTCATCGTTACACAGTGAAAGCAGCGGGGGCAGTGGTCAAAGGGCCCTTAGCACAGAAGACTCTGACTGCTCTAACCGCACCTGCTCAGATTCTGCAGTGATGCCCGACTCTACTTCACTCACAATGCCTCACATCCCCAAAGAATTTTCCCAGTATGGCTCTCTGCCTGATAAGCAAGGCAAGACCAGCCGCACCCATGCCAAAGACTTCCTGAAGCGCATGGAGACACTGAGATCCAGAGGAACTTTAGTAAAGGGCCGGAAGACATTGGTCATTAGCTCTCCTGTCCTGCAGCAGGAGGCCCAGGCGCTGAGAACGTTACATTGTGTGGAGATTATAAATGGAGATAGCGGAGCTCCAGATCTTTCATCTGGCAGGGTTTTGTTACCACAGTCCGGCAGTGAGGGTAGCAGCCATTCAGGTGGCAGCACTGTCAGCACACCCAGTCTAAAAGAACGAAAGCCTCACCGAGCTGACCACAAGCGCAGTGGTATGTATTTGGAGGACATAGACATTTTCTCAGGCAACCAAATGAACAAAGTTGCAGAACAAAACCGCAGAAATGAGTTTTGCTCCTATGAAGATCTAGTGGTCCACATTCCCAAAGACCATAAGCCAGGAACCTTTCCCAAAGCACTATCAATAGAAAGCCTGTCCCCATCCAATGGAGCCTCCATTAACTGGCACACAGGAAGCATGCACTTGGACTCCACATCAATTCCATACAGACAAGAATCCAGGCCTGTCACACAGTGCTGCTCTAGGGGTAGCCGAATCAGTGTCTATGATAATGTTCCTGGGTCACACCTGTATGCTAGTACTGGAGACCTAATAGACTTGGAGAAAGAAGACCTCTTCCCTCACCTGGACGATATACTGCTACATGTAAATGGTCTGCAGCAGATAGTGGATCACTGGTCAAAAAATGTCttacctggaggagaggtggtGCAGGTGGATAGTGGAAAGGAAGATACGGTACGGTTGCAGTCCTCTAGTCAGATCACATTGGACTTTGAGGAAAACTCAGTCGCAGAAAGCCAAACTACTCCTGGTGATGGAGACAGAGACAAAGTATTGCTAGCTGAAACGGAATCTTCGAGGTTCAGAGAGAGAAGAGACTCTGGAGTTGGTGCCTCACTCACTAGACCTAACAG GTTACGATGGCCCAGCTTTCAGATATCCAATCGCCTAAGTCACTCAATGGCATCGCTGCAGATTACAAACCAGTCAGCAGGCCAGCTGAGTTTGTTACAGAAGTTTTCTCTCCTGCGTCTCACAGCAATCATGGAAAAATATTCCATGTCTAACAAGCATGGCTGGACCTG GTCTGTGCCAAAATTTATGAAGAGAACGAAGGTACCAGACTATAAGGACAAGAATGTGTTTGGAGTGCCGCTCATAGTGAATGTTCAGCGCTCTGGACAGCCCTTGCCACTTGGCCTGCAGCAGGGTTTGAGATACCTGAGAAGTCAGTGTCTTGACCAG GTGGGTCTGTTTCGAAAATCTGGGGTGAAGTCCCGAATTCATGCTCTGAGGCAGATGAATGAAAGTTCTCCAGATAATGTGAACTATGAGGATCAGTCTGCCTATGATGTGGCTGATATGGTGAAGCAGTTCTTCAGGGATCTACCTGAACCCCTGCTCACCAGCAAGCTGGGGGAGACTTTCCTCCATATATACCAGT ATGTGCCAAAGGACCAAAGGTTGCAAGCTGCCCAAGCAGCCATCATGTTAATGCCGGATGAAAACCGAGAGGTGCTGCAAACACTAATCTGTTTTCTCAGCGATGTTACTTCCTCTGTGGAGGAAAATCAGATGACACCCATGAACATTGCGGTGTGCCTAGCCCCTTCCCTGTTTCACCTCAATATAATGAAGAAGGACAATCTATCACCAAA ggccatgcagaaaaagtatgCCACAGGCAGGCCGGACCAGAAGGATCTGAATGAAAACTTAGCTGCAACACAGGGCCTTGCTCATATGATCATGGAGTGCAATCATCTCTTTGAG ATCCCTCATGAGATGGTTACACAGTCACGCAATTCCTACGTGGAGGCTGACTTGCATGCACCTACAATCGATGACCTGTGCAGACAGCTGGATGAAGATGATGGAACATATCAAACACATATGGATGGGATACTTCAAAATTTCCTCAAAGAGGCCAGAGAAAAGTCCAAATACTGGGTGTCATGCAGCAGTTCTGATAACACAGAGCTGTGCTACAAAAAG GTGGGGGATGGAAACCCTTTAAGACGCTGGAGAGTGTCTGTGGAAGTGGAAGCACCACCATCTGTCGTGTTAAACCGCGTACTGCGAGAGCGCCACCTGTGGGACATGGACCTGCTTCAGTGGAAAGTGTGTGAGACACTGGATAAAAAAACGGAGGTGTTTCAGTATGTCCTCAGCCGTATGCCCCCTCATCCCAGCAGAGACTTTGTAGTTCTCAG GTCTTGGAGGACAGACTTGCCCAAAGGTGCTTGTTCATTGGTTTCTGTATCCATAGAGCATGAAGATTGCTCTCCTATAGAAGGAGTTCGAGCTATAATCCTGGAGTCAAACTACCTACTGGAACCCTGTGGTTCTGGAAAGTCAAGACTAACTCACATCTGCAGAGCTGACCTAAA GGGAAGAACTCCAGATTGGTACAACAAAGCATTTGGTCATCTTTGTGCTGCAGAAGCTGCCCGAATCCGCAACTCCTTTCAGCCGCTGATCACAGATGGACCAGAGACCAAAATCTGA